The following are from one region of the Cytobacillus firmus genome:
- a CDS encoding SE1561 family protein, whose amino-acid sequence MGSPIQDKNSQVTFLKQRLNMFLDVLEAIEPEDTEIEDIDRLIEMIDDLESKCREFNNRD is encoded by the coding sequence TTGGGCAGTCCGATTCAAGATAAAAATTCACAAGTTACTTTTCTAAAGCAGCGCTTAAATATGTTCCTGGACGTACTGGAAGCTATTGAGCCGGAAGACACTGAAATCGAAGACATCGACCGTCTGATTGAAATGATCGATGACCTCGAATCCAAATGCCGTGAATTTAATAACCGCGATTAA
- the rlmD gene encoding 23S rRNA (uracil(1939)-C(5))-methyltransferase RlmD, whose translation MKQEQTAKLKLKQTFPLTIKRLGINGEGVGYFKRQVVFVPGALPGEEIVAEATKVNPKFSEAKIKKIRKKSEFRVQPPCPVYHECGGCQLQHLRYDQQLKEKQDIIIQALERHTKLNPEKLDIKETIGMEDPWSYRNKSQFQVGQKDGKVLAGLYGMNSHRLINIEHCAVQHPQTTKATEAVKRILQDLRIPIYNERNRKGIVRTIVARVGIQTGELQIVLITAQKELPKKEIIIEKIKSELPEVKSIIQNVNGEKTSIIFGQETTNLDGSDFIQETLGDLQFELSARTFFQLNPEQTVKLYNEVKRAAALTGKEKVADAYCGVGTIGLWVADQAAEIRGMDIIRESIEDAKKNATRHGIKHAQYVVGKAEEWLPKWTKEGWRPDVIIVDPPRTGLDQQLLKTILKVQPKKVVYVSCNPSTLAKDISVLSSKYKVNGIQPVDMFPQTAHVEAVTLLELK comes from the coding sequence ATGAAACAAGAACAAACAGCTAAATTAAAACTTAAGCAGACGTTCCCGCTGACAATCAAAAGGCTTGGCATCAATGGCGAAGGTGTCGGTTACTTTAAAAGGCAGGTCGTATTTGTACCTGGGGCACTGCCAGGTGAGGAAATTGTAGCAGAAGCCACAAAGGTAAATCCAAAGTTTTCTGAAGCCAAGATCAAGAAAATCCGCAAAAAATCGGAGTTCCGCGTCCAGCCCCCATGCCCGGTCTATCATGAGTGCGGCGGCTGCCAGCTGCAGCATCTCCGCTATGATCAGCAGTTGAAGGAAAAGCAGGATATCATTATTCAAGCTTTAGAGCGCCATACCAAGTTGAATCCTGAAAAGCTGGATATAAAAGAAACCATTGGAATGGAAGATCCATGGAGCTACAGAAATAAAAGCCAGTTCCAGGTTGGCCAAAAAGACGGGAAGGTGCTGGCCGGTTTATATGGCATGAATTCGCACCGCCTGATTAATATTGAGCACTGTGCGGTCCAGCATCCGCAGACAACAAAGGCGACAGAAGCAGTGAAACGAATTCTTCAGGACCTGCGAATACCCATTTATAATGAGAGAAACCGCAAAGGCATCGTAAGAACCATCGTTGCCAGGGTGGGAATACAGACAGGCGAGCTGCAGATCGTATTAATTACAGCTCAAAAAGAGCTTCCTAAAAAAGAAATCATTATCGAAAAAATAAAAAGTGAGCTGCCTGAAGTAAAGTCCATCATCCAAAACGTGAACGGTGAAAAAACCTCCATTATTTTTGGACAGGAAACCACGAATCTGGATGGAAGCGACTTTATCCAGGAAACGCTTGGGGACCTTCAGTTTGAACTATCGGCACGGACTTTCTTCCAGCTGAACCCTGAACAGACTGTCAAACTTTATAATGAAGTCAAAAGAGCAGCGGCTTTAACAGGCAAGGAAAAAGTAGCTGACGCATACTGCGGCGTCGGAACGATTGGACTATGGGTAGCCGATCAGGCAGCCGAAATTCGCGGCATGGATATCATCAGGGAATCCATTGAGGATGCAAAGAAAAATGCGACCCGCCATGGAATCAAGCATGCCCAATACGTGGTCGGCAAAGCAGAAGAATGGCTTCCGAAATGGACAAAAGAAGGATGGCGTCCCGATGTTATCATCGTCGATCCGCCAAGAACAGGACTGGACCAGCAGCTGTTAAAAACTATTTTGAAAGTCCAGCCGAAGAAAGTGGTTTATGTTTCGTGTAATCCATCCACATTGGCTAAGGATATTTCGGTCTTGAGCTCTAAATATAAAGTAAATGGCATACAGCCTGTGGATATGTTTCCGCAGACGGCGCATGTTGAGGCGGTTACGCTGCTTGAACTCAAATAA
- the pdaA gene encoding delta-lactam-biosynthetic de-N-acetylase, whose protein sequence is MKKLSIFLSVFILFFSGTAYANYGNSPVHWGFKKAKNEVPAEAGKPLDSLLERHGSYYKGDTSKKEIYLTFDNGYENGYTGQVLDVLKKEKVPAAFFVTGHYLKSAPDLVKRMAAEGHIIGNHSWHHPDMTRVSDEKFIKELEMVRAETEKLTGVKQMAYLRPPRGIFSERTLALAKKEGYTHVFWSLAFVDWHTDRQKGWQYSYDNIMRQIHPGCILLLHTVSKDNADALEKAIQDLKKRGYTFKSLDDLTWEQAIGEQMLY, encoded by the coding sequence ATGAAAAAATTAAGTATCTTCCTGAGTGTATTTATTCTGTTTTTTTCCGGAACAGCTTATGCAAACTACGGCAACTCGCCGGTTCATTGGGGATTTAAAAAAGCAAAAAATGAGGTGCCCGCTGAAGCAGGCAAGCCGCTCGATTCGCTGCTTGAACGGCATGGCTCTTATTATAAAGGCGATACAAGCAAAAAGGAGATCTATTTAACATTTGATAATGGATATGAAAACGGCTATACCGGGCAGGTCCTGGACGTTTTAAAAAAGGAAAAGGTCCCTGCTGCCTTTTTTGTAACAGGCCATTATTTAAAAAGCGCACCCGATCTCGTCAAGAGGATGGCGGCTGAAGGGCATATCATTGGCAATCATTCCTGGCATCACCCTGATATGACCAGAGTGAGCGATGAGAAATTTATCAAAGAGCTCGAAATGGTCCGTGCTGAAACCGAAAAGCTGACTGGTGTTAAGCAAATGGCTTATCTGCGGCCGCCGCGCGGGATATTCAGTGAACGTACATTGGCTCTTGCTAAAAAGGAAGGCTACACGCATGTATTCTGGTCACTTGCTTTTGTAGACTGGCATACTGACCGGCAGAAGGGCTGGCAGTATTCTTATGACAATATTATGCGCCAGATCCACCCTGGCTGTATTCTGCTTCTGCACACAGTCTCAAAGGACAATGCCGATGCACTTGAAAAAGCCATTCAGGATCTGAAAAAGCGCGGGTACACGTTTAAGAGCCTTGACGACTTGACATGGGAGCAGGCGATTGGGGAGCAGATGCTGTACTGA
- a CDS encoding DNA-3-methyladenine glycosylase family protein: MIKDGFFLEKIQVEGPYNFDLVLDRLSNDPLNQVNIEDRSVKVPMMLKRQPVVAEVKAIGTTEQPEFLISGTDGSLKEKAAERLSEIFQWHLPLETIHKHFQNTELKPIFEAHYGTPIVLDFDPYGCILKCIIHQQLNLAFAHTLTERFVKTFGFEQDGVWFYPLPEKVAGLKVEDLRELQFSGRKAEYVIGIAKETAAGNINFDELKNLSDEEIYDKLIKLRGVGPWTVQNFLMFGLGRPNLFPAADIGIQNALKKLYKLEAKPTLEEMETFSKSWNPYLSYASLYLWRSIE; this comes from the coding sequence ATGATAAAGGACGGATTCTTCTTGGAAAAGATACAAGTAGAAGGACCTTATAATTTTGATCTCGTACTGGACAGGCTTTCGAACGATCCTCTTAATCAGGTTAATATAGAGGATAGATCTGTGAAAGTGCCTATGATGCTTAAGCGTCAGCCGGTCGTGGCAGAAGTAAAAGCAATCGGAACGACGGAACAGCCGGAATTTTTAATTTCCGGAACGGATGGCTCCCTTAAAGAAAAAGCAGCTGAGCGCTTATCGGAAATATTCCAATGGCATCTGCCGCTTGAGACCATTCACAAACATTTTCAAAACACAGAATTAAAGCCGATATTTGAAGCGCATTATGGCACCCCTATTGTGCTCGACTTTGATCCATACGGCTGTATCCTGAAATGCATTATCCACCAGCAGCTGAACCTTGCATTTGCTCACACATTAACGGAACGGTTTGTGAAAACCTTTGGATTTGAACAAGACGGTGTGTGGTTCTATCCGCTGCCTGAAAAAGTGGCAGGACTTAAGGTGGAGGACCTGAGGGAACTGCAGTTCAGCGGACGGAAGGCAGAATACGTCATTGGCATTGCAAAAGAAACGGCGGCGGGAAATATAAACTTTGATGAGCTTAAAAACCTTTCAGATGAAGAAATTTATGATAAACTGATCAAATTGCGCGGTGTCGGTCCCTGGACTGTTCAGAATTTCCTAATGTTCGGGCTTGGCAGACCCAATCTTTTTCCGGCTGCAGACATCGGCATCCAGAATGCCTTGAAAAAATTATATAAATTAGAAGCGAAACCGACTCTTGAAGAAATGGAGACATTTTCAAAGAGCTGGAATCCTTATTTGAGCTATGCTTCGCTTTATTTGTGGAGAAGCATCGAGTAA
- the ggt gene encoding gamma-glutamyltransferase gives MGYRRGKSLSNDMEKQSHERETAVGTAGMVVSPHSVATDIGEKILREGGNAVDAAAAIQFALNVVEPMMTGIGGSGFLMVYDNKKKDVKIYDGHTRAPKGVHPEMFLDDNGEVIDFRKRSTHGSAVGIPGILKAFDTALEEHGSKPLADLIQPAIEAAESGVEVNWVMEEALQNFHYRLGEEAKAFYFPDGKTLKEGDSLVKEHLAKTFRILQKEGISSFYEGEIAEAIVKSLEEEGGFMTLEDLKDYRLTIDEPIWGEYKGYKIASSAPPSAGGVTVIQILKILEKFELSQYDPKSWEKYYLITEAMRLAFADKVAYSGDPEFSDLPIEGLLHDDYIAERVKAINFKRRNDAIDFGNPWKYQEGEPKQIIRQPDDLEKSETTHFTVVDQWGNIAACTSTVEHPFGSGIMVKGYGFLLNNELTDFDANPGGINEPKPDKRPVSCKSPTILFKDDQPVLTLGSPGGPTIIGSVFQTIVNVIDHNMNLKEAIEEPRIFATTGPLIEWEPGISMESKGEMESMGYEFGDKPSRIGNVQAIQIDREIGRLYGAADSSREGKAAGITEEQIKS, from the coding sequence ATGGGTTATAGACGAGGGAAATCATTATCAAATGATATGGAAAAACAATCACACGAAAGAGAAACGGCTGTTGGTACTGCGGGGATGGTCGTCAGTCCTCATTCAGTTGCCACAGATATTGGTGAAAAAATATTGCGGGAAGGCGGCAATGCAGTAGATGCTGCAGCAGCCATTCAATTTGCTCTTAATGTCGTAGAACCAATGATGACAGGCATTGGCGGAAGCGGGTTTTTAATGGTATACGACAATAAAAAGAAAGATGTAAAAATATATGATGGCCACACACGGGCGCCAAAAGGCGTGCATCCTGAGATGTTCCTTGATGACAACGGGGAAGTAATCGATTTTCGCAAACGCTCTACTCATGGGTCAGCGGTGGGCATTCCGGGTATCTTAAAGGCTTTTGATACAGCTCTTGAGGAGCACGGATCCAAGCCGTTAGCCGATCTGATCCAGCCGGCAATCGAAGCTGCTGAGAGCGGTGTGGAAGTGAACTGGGTGATGGAGGAAGCACTTCAGAACTTTCATTACAGACTTGGAGAAGAGGCTAAAGCTTTCTATTTCCCTGATGGCAAAACACTGAAGGAAGGGGACAGTCTTGTTAAGGAGCACTTAGCGAAGACATTCCGGATCCTGCAAAAAGAAGGAATTTCTTCTTTTTACGAAGGGGAGATCGCTGAAGCAATTGTAAAAAGTCTTGAAGAAGAAGGCGGCTTTATGACGCTTGAGGACCTGAAGGATTACAGGCTTACGATTGATGAACCGATATGGGGCGAGTATAAAGGCTATAAGATTGCTTCATCCGCTCCGCCGAGTGCAGGCGGTGTGACCGTCATCCAAATTCTGAAAATCCTGGAGAAGTTTGAATTAAGCCAATATGATCCAAAGTCCTGGGAGAAGTACTATCTGATTACGGAAGCCATGCGATTGGCTTTTGCAGACAAAGTTGCCTATTCAGGTGATCCGGAATTTTCAGATCTCCCGATTGAAGGGCTGCTTCACGATGATTATATTGCTGAAAGGGTCAAAGCCATTAATTTTAAAAGAAGAAATGATGCCATCGATTTTGGGAACCCATGGAAATACCAGGAGGGCGAACCAAAGCAGATTATCCGCCAGCCGGATGATTTAGAGAAAAGTGAAACGACGCATTTCACGGTTGTCGATCAATGGGGCAATATTGCTGCGTGTACCTCAACCGTTGAGCACCCGTTTGGCTCAGGTATTATGGTAAAGGGATACGGATTTTTATTAAACAATGAGCTGACAGACTTTGATGCCAACCCTGGCGGCATCAATGAACCAAAACCGGACAAAAGGCCGGTCAGCTGTAAGAGCCCGACGATTTTGTTTAAGGATGATCAGCCAGTCCTGACCCTTGGTTCTCCAGGCGGGCCGACCATTATCGGCTCGGTTTTTCAGACGATTGTGAATGTTATTGATCATAACATGAATTTAAAGGAAGCGATTGAAGAGCCCCGGATCTTTGCCACAACAGGCCCTCTTATTGAGTGGGAGCCGGGCATCAGCATGGAATCCAAGGGAGAAATGGAGTCCATGGGGTATGAATTTGGAGATAAGCCAAGCCGGATCGGAAATGTACAGGCTATCCAAATCGACCGGGAGATAGGCCGTTTATATGGAGCGGCTGACTCAAGCCGTGAAGGGAAGGCAGCCGGAATTACTGAGGAGCAAATAAAGAGCTGA
- a CDS encoding tRNA dihydrouridine synthase yields the protein MKENFWRELPRPFFILAPMEEVTDVVFRHVVSEAARPDVFFTEFTNSDSYCHPEGVNSVRGRLTFTEDEQPIVAHIWGDKPEYFRQMSIGMAEMGFKGLDINMGCPVPNVTQNGKGSGLIHRPELAAELVQAAKAGGLPVSVKTRLGFTEVDEWKTWLKHILEQDIANLSIHLRTRDEMSKVPAHWELIPEIKELRDQVAPDTLLTINGDIPDRQKGLELAEKYGIDGVMIGRGIFHNPFAFEKEKKDHTSEELLDLLRLHMNLHDQYSHLELRPFTALHRFFKIYVKGFPGASALRNHLMNTRSTNEVRELLDAFASQNLENNN from the coding sequence ATGAAAGAAAATTTCTGGCGTGAGTTACCGCGGCCATTTTTTATACTGGCACCCATGGAAGAGGTGACAGATGTTGTTTTCCGCCATGTGGTGAGTGAAGCAGCAAGACCTGATGTGTTTTTTACTGAGTTTACAAACTCAGATAGTTATTGTCACCCTGAGGGGGTCAATAGTGTGCGCGGGCGTTTGACTTTTACTGAGGATGAACAGCCAATTGTAGCACATATCTGGGGAGATAAGCCTGAATACTTCCGTCAAATGAGTATTGGGATGGCGGAAATGGGTTTTAAGGGATTGGATATCAATATGGGCTGTCCGGTCCCCAATGTGACCCAGAATGGGAAGGGAAGCGGGCTCATCCACCGTCCCGAATTGGCAGCAGAACTAGTACAGGCAGCCAAAGCAGGAGGTTTGCCGGTAAGTGTAAAGACAAGGCTTGGCTTCACGGAGGTAGACGAATGGAAGACCTGGCTGAAGCATATTTTGGAGCAGGATATTGCCAATCTTTCCATCCATCTCCGTACACGTGATGAAATGAGCAAAGTGCCGGCGCATTGGGAGCTGATTCCTGAGATTAAGGAACTTCGCGATCAGGTGGCACCGGATACCCTTTTGACCATCAATGGAGATATTCCTGATCGTCAAAAAGGCTTAGAGCTTGCCGAGAAATACGGGATTGATGGAGTCATGATTGGGCGCGGCATATTCCATAATCCATTTGCCTTTGAAAAGGAGAAGAAGGATCATACTAGTGAGGAATTGCTGGACCTCTTAAGATTGCATATGAATCTCCATGATCAATATTCACATTTAGAGCTGCGGCCGTTCACCGCTCTTCACCGCTTTTTCAAAATCTATGTCAAAGGATTTCCAGGGGCAAGTGCACTAAGAAATCATTTGATGAACACAAGGTCAACAAATGAAGTGCGTGAATTGCTTGATGCCTTTGCGTCACAGAATCTTGAAAATAATAACTGA
- a CDS encoding fumarate hydratase: MNIDKFQESMYQLIVQTSTNLPRDVRRAIKSAKERENAGTRAAMSLDTITNNIKMADDNVSPICQDTGLPTFKIKTPVGANQLVMKEAIKNAIAQATKDGKLRPNSVDSLTGANSGDNLGFGTPVIKFEQWEKDYIDARLILKGGGCENKNIQYSLPCELDGLGRAGRDLDGIRKCIMHSVYQAQGQGCSAGFIGVGIGGDRSSGYDLAKEQLFRSVDDVNTDEDLRKLEDYVMENANELGIGTMGFGGETTLLGCKVGVMNRIPASFFVSVAYNCWAFRRLGVEISMETGEINEWMYQEGEHIEFGATEAELETAAAAETAEKTNIVTLQAPITEEQIRGLKVGDVVQINGMMYTGRDAIHHHLIDHDAPVDLNGQVIYHCGPVMMKDEDGQWHVKAAGPTTSIREEPYQGDIMKKFGIRAVIGKGGMGPKTLAALQEHGGVYLNAIGGAAQYYADCIKSVEGVDLMEFGIPEAMWHLKVEGFTAVVTMDSHGNSLHRDVDKSSLEKLAGFKERVF, translated from the coding sequence ATGAATATCGACAAATTTCAGGAAAGCATGTATCAGCTGATTGTTCAGACATCCACGAATCTTCCGCGTGACGTGCGCCGTGCGATTAAATCAGCGAAAGAAAGAGAAAATGCCGGCACGAGAGCGGCGATGAGCCTGGATACGATTACAAATAATATTAAAATGGCTGATGACAATGTGTCGCCAATCTGCCAGGATACCGGCTTGCCGACATTCAAAATCAAGACGCCTGTCGGTGCGAACCAGCTGGTCATGAAGGAAGCAATCAAAAACGCGATTGCCCAGGCTACCAAGGATGGAAAGCTTCGCCCGAACTCTGTTGATTCTTTAACTGGCGCCAACAGTGGTGATAACCTTGGCTTTGGCACTCCCGTTATAAAATTCGAGCAATGGGAAAAAGACTATATTGACGCACGCCTGATTCTAAAAGGTGGCGGCTGTGAAAATAAAAATATCCAATACAGCCTTCCTTGTGAACTTGACGGCCTTGGCCGCGCTGGACGTGACCTGGATGGAATCCGCAAGTGCATCATGCACTCTGTATACCAGGCCCAGGGACAAGGTTGCAGCGCCGGTTTCATCGGTGTGGGAATCGGGGGAGACCGCTCTTCAGGCTACGACCTGGCAAAAGAGCAGCTGTTCCGTTCTGTAGATGATGTGAACACTGATGAAGATCTTCGCAAGCTTGAAGACTATGTGATGGAAAATGCCAATGAGCTTGGCATCGGAACAATGGGCTTCGGCGGGGAAACAACACTTCTAGGCTGTAAAGTCGGTGTGATGAACCGCATTCCGGCAAGCTTCTTCGTATCTGTTGCCTATAATTGCTGGGCGTTCCGCCGTCTTGGTGTTGAAATCAGCATGGAAACAGGCGAAATTAATGAATGGATGTACCAGGAAGGCGAGCACATCGAATTTGGTGCAACTGAAGCTGAGCTTGAGACTGCGGCAGCTGCTGAAACAGCAGAGAAAACAAACATTGTGACCTTGCAGGCGCCGATCACGGAAGAACAGATTCGCGGTCTTAAGGTCGGAGATGTCGTTCAAATCAACGGCATGATGTACACGGGACGCGACGCCATCCACCACCACTTGATTGATCATGATGCTCCAGTTGACCTTAATGGACAGGTTATTTATCACTGCGGTCCGGTTATGATGAAGGATGAAGACGGCCAGTGGCATGTGAAAGCAGCCGGTCCGACTACAAGTATCCGTGAGGAGCCATATCAGGGTGACATCATGAAAAAGTTTGGCATCCGTGCTGTAATCGGAAAAGGCGGTATGGGGCCGAAAACATTGGCAGCACTTCAGGAGCATGGCGGCGTTTACTTAAATGCAATCGGAGGGGCTGCACAATATTACGCAGATTGCATCAAGTCTGTTGAAGGTGTGGACCTGATGGAATTCGGCATTCCTGAAGCTATGTGGCACCTTAAGGTTGAAGGCTTTACCGCAGTGGTGACAATGGATTCCCACGGCAACAGCCTTCATCGTGATGTCGATAAATCTTCACTTGAGAAACTGGCTGGGTTTAAAGAGCGTGTATTTTAA
- a CDS encoding conserved phage C-terminal domain-containing protein, with protein sequence MSKFLVGERPIILIPSLAVKLGMKEAIVLQHVHYWLSVSSNEKDGRKWVYNTYEEWKKQLPFWSLSTIKRTISILEEKGYLLSDNFNAHNWDQTKWYSIDYEKLKEIEGELKGPIQMKCSDYSHQEEEETDIPYASIIQYLNEKTDSGYRESSRKSRSLISAWWEQGFTLKDFQKVIDLKAAEWKRDPQYSRYLRPETLFGSKFEAYLNQKPQAKQLREEDFNLD encoded by the coding sequence ATGAGCAAGTTTTTGGTGGGGGAGCGGCCTATTATATTGATTCCATCGCTCGCGGTGAAGCTGGGAATGAAGGAGGCGATCGTGCTACAGCATGTCCATTATTGGCTTTCGGTCAGCAGTAATGAGAAGGATGGACGAAAATGGGTTTACAACACGTATGAAGAATGGAAGAAACAGTTGCCTTTTTGGTCGCTGAGTACAATTAAACGGACGATTTCCATTCTTGAGGAAAAGGGTTATCTCCTGTCGGATAACTTCAATGCACATAATTGGGATCAGACGAAATGGTATTCGATTGACTATGAAAAACTAAAAGAGATTGAGGGAGAATTAAAGGGGCCCATTCAAATGAAGTGCAGTGATTACTCCCATCAGGAAGAAGAGGAAACGGACATTCCGTATGCTTCCATCATCCAATATCTCAATGAGAAAACGGATTCGGGCTACCGGGAGAGCTCCAGGAAATCGAGGAGTCTGATCAGCGCATGGTGGGAACAAGGCTTCACCCTGAAGGATTTTCAAAAGGTTATTGATTTGAAGGCTGCCGAATGGAAGAGAGACCCGCAATATTCCCGCTACCTGAGACCTGAAACACTGTTTGGCTCAAAATTTGAAGCGTATTTAAATCAAAAGCCGCAGGCAAAACAGCTGCGGGAGGAAGATTTTAACCTTGACTGA
- a CDS encoding DUF421 domain-containing protein yields the protein MLFSSWQDIWRVLSIGAMSYIFLVIFLRIAGKRTLTKMNAFDLVVTVAIGSTLATIFLNKQVSLAEGLTAYVLLISLQYIVSWLSLHSAKFNKLIKASPELLYYKGHFVESALKENRVLQSEVLQAVRSGGHSSMDEIEAVVFETDGSMSAFKGAVQPVR from the coding sequence ATGCTTTTTTCCAGCTGGCAGGACATATGGAGAGTTCTCTCGATTGGGGCAATGAGTTATATATTCCTCGTTATATTCCTAAGGATAGCAGGAAAGAGAACGTTAACCAAAATGAATGCATTTGATTTAGTGGTGACAGTTGCCATCGGCTCTACCCTTGCCACTATATTCCTTAATAAACAGGTATCACTTGCCGAAGGGCTGACTGCTTATGTTCTTTTGATCAGCCTTCAGTATATCGTTTCCTGGCTATCTCTTCATTCAGCCAAATTCAATAAGCTCATAAAAGCCAGTCCAGAACTTCTCTATTATAAAGGCCATTTCGTTGAATCGGCTTTAAAAGAGAACAGGGTTTTACAATCAGAAGTGCTGCAGGCAGTGCGCTCCGGCGGTCATTCCTCAATGGATGAAATTGAAGCGGTTGTGTTTGAAACTGACGGCAGTATGTCAGCATTCAAAGGAGCAGTTCAACCAGTACGATGA